A window from Nitrospirota bacterium encodes these proteins:
- a CDS encoding ATP-dependent Clp protease adaptor ClpS, with translation MVAASTPAATPETIENVDTGTGDGLEARVIVYNCDCHTFKQVIKLFCEVIPGMNSDRAFELAYRIHTQGQAVVYSGEWKTSEGIAQRLSAGGLKVVVQ, from the coding sequence ATGGTTGCTGCTTCGACTCCCGCCGCGACGCCCGAAACCATCGAAAACGTCGACACAGGCACCGGCGACGGCCTGGAAGCCCGGGTGATTGTCTATAATTGCGACTGTCATACCTTCAAACAGGTCATCAAGCTGTTTTGCGAGGTCATTCCGGGGATGAATTCAGACCGGGCGTTCGAGCTCGCCTATCGAATCCATACCCAGGGCCAGGCGGTGGTGTACAGCGGCGAGTGGAAAACTTCGGAAGGAATCGCGCAGCGGCTTTCTGCTGGAGGGCTCAAGGTCGTGGTGCAATAA
- the cax gene encoding calcium/proton exchanger → MRLPLGSWLDLLLIFVPLSIALEMLHADPVLVFVSSALAIVPLAGLMGKATEHLAGHVGAGVGGLLNASLGNAAELIIALAALREGLHDVVKASLTGSILGNILLVLGLAMVAGGMRHERQKFNRTAAGMGASLLLLAAVGLVVPALFHLTASERGRAVERELSLDIAVVLFAIYVLSLLFSLKTHRHLFAGQGSETHDPAERPWSVRRSVGVLTVVTVLIAVLSELLVGSIDPAAARLGMTQIFVGVILVALVGNAAEHSTAVLVALKDKMDLALGIAVGSSLQIALLVAPVLVFASYLFGAPLDLIFTPFEVAAVTISVLIVGFVAMDGESHWMEGVMLVGVYLILAIAFYFLPA, encoded by the coding sequence ATGCGTCTTCCGCTCGGCTCCTGGCTCGACCTGCTCCTGATCTTCGTGCCCCTCTCCATCGCGCTGGAAATGCTCCATGCCGATCCCGTCCTCGTCTTTGTGTCCTCCGCGCTCGCGATCGTGCCCCTCGCCGGCCTCATGGGCAAAGCCACCGAGCACCTGGCCGGCCACGTCGGTGCGGGAGTGGGCGGTCTGTTAAACGCGTCGTTGGGCAACGCGGCCGAGTTGATCATCGCCCTGGCTGCGCTGCGGGAGGGGCTGCACGACGTCGTCAAAGCCTCGCTCACCGGCTCGATCCTCGGCAACATCCTGCTGGTTCTGGGGCTGGCGATGGTTGCCGGCGGCATGCGCCATGAACGGCAGAAGTTCAACCGGACGGCCGCCGGGATGGGAGCCAGTCTCCTGTTGCTCGCCGCGGTCGGGCTGGTAGTGCCGGCCTTGTTCCATTTGACGGCCTCGGAACGAGGGCGGGCTGTCGAGCGGGAGCTCAGCCTTGACATCGCCGTCGTGCTGTTCGCCATCTACGTGTTGAGTCTGCTGTTCTCGCTCAAAACACATCGCCATTTGTTCGCCGGACAAGGCTCCGAGACCCATGATCCGGCCGAGCGACCCTGGAGCGTGCGCCGATCGGTCGGCGTGTTGACCGTCGTGACCGTCCTGATCGCCGTGCTGAGCGAATTGCTCGTCGGGTCCATCGATCCCGCCGCCGCGCGCCTGGGCATGACCCAGATTTTCGTGGGTGTGATCTTGGTCGCGTTGGTCGGCAACGCGGCGGAACACTCGACGGCGGTCCTGGTCGCCCTGAAGGACAAGATGGATCTGGCCTTGGGGATCGCGGTCGGCTCCAGTCTCCAAATCGCTTTACTGGTCGCACCCGTGCTGGTGTTTGCCAGTTACCTGTTCGGGGCGCCGCTCGATCTGATTTTCACGCCGTTCGAGGTGGCGGCGGTGACGATCTCGGTCCTGATCGTCGGCTTCGTGGCCATGGACGGAGAATCGCACTGGATGGAGGGCGTGATGCTGGTCGGAGTCTACCTGATCCTGGCGATCGCGTTCTATTTCCTGCCGGCGTAA